CCAAAAATCATGTGGAAGGTTATGAAAATTACATTTTCACAATTGCTCCTGTCGGTCGTATGTGCCGGCATGATCCGGGCCCACGACGCCCAAGCGCAGGAAATACTCAACAGACCTATATCGGTAATCGGCGAACGCCTAGAACTGAGAGATGTTCTGAGTCAAATAGAGAACCAGGCCGAGATAAAATTTGTGTACAGCACCAAGATAAAGTCCAACCAACGCCTGACCCTGAATATCAGTAAACGTAAACTCTCAACGGTATTGGATGAAATTCTGAAGCCGATCGCCATCGAATACGAAGTGATTGAAAACCGTATTCTGCTAAAAAAAAGTAAATACGAACAAAGCTTACTCCCAAACGAAGAAGAGCAGGCAACGACGGTCGTTCAGCCCATTGAACTACCCGTCAGCGGCACTGTTAAAGACGAAAAGGGCGTCACTATGGCGGGTGTGAGTATTGTGATCAAAGGAACCTCCCGAGGCACCACAACCGATGCCAACGGCAACTTTAAGATTGACGTACCCGACAAAAACACGACCTTGATTATCAGTTATGTGGGGTATTTTTCCCAGCAAATCACGGTGGGAAATCGGAGTCAAATCAACCTCTCCCTTCTGCCCGACGAGCGCTCGCTCAATGAAGTGCAGGTGGTGGCCTTTGGCGAACAGCGCAAGCGCGATGTAACCGGCTCCATCGCCTCACTGAAAGCGGCCGATATTCGCGCCAACACGGCGGCCAGCCCGGATGTGGCCTTGCAGGGGCGCGCTGCGGGCGTGCAAATCACGCAGTCGGGCGGAACTCCCGGCGGCGCAGTGCGTATCAATGTACGAGGAGTGGCCTCCATCAATTCCAACTCCCAGCCGCTTATTGTCATTGACGGACAGCCCGTAAACAGCTCTGCTTTCGGAACCGGCGGGGTGGCCATGAACCCATTGGCTGAAATCAACCCCGACGACATTGAATCAATGGAAGTACTGAAAGATGCTTCGGCTTCTATATTGTTCGGTTCAAGAGCCGCCAACGGGGTTATTCTGATTACCACAAAAAAAGGAATCAAAGGCAAACCTACTATTGATTTCAGCTACCAACAGGGCATTAATACGGCCACCAACCGTGTAGACTTTATTGACAACGGGGCCGACCATTTCAACATTTTGAAACGGGCCGCCCGCAACAACGTGCCGGCAGGGTTAGCCCCTGCTTCTTCCAACTTGACAAGCTTAGTGCCCACGGGTATTTTACGAGGCTCGTTGCCCGCTTCATTTGATAATCAATTGATTGACTCTACCACTCTCTATAACACCCGCACCAATTGGCTCGACCAAGTGCTGCGACAGGGAGGATTTCAACAGGCAACGCTAAGCGCCGGCGGCGGACTGAAAAACCTGACAATTTACGGCAGCGGGTCGTATCGCAAAGAAGACGGGATTGTGATCGGACAGGGCCTGCGCCGTTTGAGCGGACGCGTAAATGTAGAATACAACCCTATCAAAATCCTCAAACTGGGGGCCAACGTAGCACTCAACAGCATTGATAACGAAGCCATTCCGCTGGCAAATTCGTACCAATACGGCCTAACCTCCGCTTTGCCTGCCTACCCGATTCAGTTGCCCGATGGTTCATACTTCAACGGTATTGCCAACGGCACCAACAATACCCTGAGCATAGGTACCAACCCCGTTTTTTACCGCAACAATTATTCTAACAAATCCAACACTTTCAGAAATATTAACACCTTTTTTGCCCAAATTGAGCCACTGAAAGGTTTAACTATCCGTTCGGAATTCGGCACGGATTACCAAAAAACCAAGAACGATATTTTGCTCAATCCCACACTGTATCCTACGGGAATTCAAGGGGCCGAACGGACGGGAGGAGGCCGCGCTGAAAACCGCGATGTACTGAACCGTAATTCTAACTGGAACAATACGATCAACTACGTACGGGAATTGGGCAAAGATCATCGCATCGGCCTTTTAGTGGGAAACAGCCTGCAAAACCGCATTTCCGATAATGAAACCTACATCACAGAGCGCGTGCCGCCCGGTGCCAAAACGGGCTTGGACACCACCCGAACCATTCTTTTCAACGATGAAATATCGTTTCGGTTTGTCTCTTATTTTGGCCGAATCAACTACGCCTATAAAGACAAATACCTGTTTGAAGTCAGTCTGCGCTCCGACGGCTCCTCGCGCTTCGGTCCCGAAAACCGCTGGGCTACCTTTCCGGGAATGTCTGTCGGCTGGGTCATCAGCGATGAGAGCTTCCTGAGCAACAGCTCCTTTGTTAATTTCCTGAAACTGCGCGCCAGTTATGGCCGCACCGGAAACGCCGAAATCGGCAATTTTTCATGGCAAAAAAACTTTACGTTTGTGGGGTACAATGCCGCGATTTACGGAGGGATTCAGGGAGGACAATTTACCAATCCGGGAAACACCGCCCTGACGTGGGAGTCCACCAAGCAATTTGATGCGGGCATTGAATTTACCCTGTGGAACAAACGCATCAGCGGGACGTTGGATTATTACAACAAAGATTCCGAAGGATTGCTGCTTGATTACGCGTTGGGACCGCTGTTTGGCACCATCAACAATTCCATGACCATCAACTTAGGTTCTGTTCGCAATCGAGGGGTAGAGTTCAGCCTCACCACGCGCAACATCATGAAAAAGGACTTCCGCTGGACGACGGATTTTAACATCAGCCGCAATAAGAACACCGTCCTGAGCACCTACACGGCACCGTTCCTCAATTTCCCCTTCCAGGTCATTGCCGGACCGAGCATTGCCACTCCGGGCTATCCGTTAGGCAATTATTACATGGCGCAGTTTGCAGGATTTGACCCCAATACCGGCAACGAGCTGTTTTATGAGCGCGATCGGGTCGTTTTTAATAATACCGGTCAGACAGTAAGAACGGGTGCTTTATGGGACGGAACCATTGCAAACAATGCCGGCAATAATCAATTCATTCTCGAAAATCGCACGCCGTACCCGGTCCTTTTCGGCGGATTGACCAACAGTTTTCAATTTCGTAAAATTGATTTTAATTTCCTGTTTTACTACCAATACGGCAACTGGATCTATGACCAGGCCCAACGTGCACAGAGTTATGCCACCACCGGTCAGGTATTACGGGCTGAAAGCCCGGGCATCGGGAGTCTGCGTGATGAACTTAACAAAACCGAAGGGGCCTTCCGGATGCAGTGGAACTCCAACGCCCGCAGTTTTGAATCTTCCCGCTTTTTGCACGACGGCTCATTCATCCGACTCAAAAACGTTCAGCTTGGATATACACTTCCCGCATCGGTGGCCAAAAAACTACGCCTTCGTACAGCGCGTATTTCTTTGACGGGTCAAAACCTGCTCACGTTTACCAAGTTCAGAGGCTGGGATCCCGAAGTATTTCGCAACGGCGGGGCCGAGGGCTCCACGGCTACGCTTTCACCGGGCGTAACCAACAACGACTTGCCGCAGGTTCGGACTATTTTGGTTGGGGTTAATTTCGGTTTCTAACAATTATTCTATAAGCAATTGATAATGAAAAGAATACATAGCATTATGGGAATGGCAGCCGTAGCGATCGGCAGTGTTTCCTGCGATAAATACTTAGACGAAGTTTCTTCCAAAACCCTCATTCAGGCACAAAATGTACGCACGGTACAGGAATTGGACATTTTGATGACCGGGGCGTATTCGGGCATTGCCCGGGAAGTGGCCTTTGGCGGCAATGCGCTTGTCATTGGCGAAACATTCGGTGATCTGGTAGCTGTGAACAACGTCAACTACCGTAACAGTCCAAGCCGCTCTTCGAGAGTATATACCTGGACGCACCGGGAGGAAGATTACGGGTATCAGGCGGAATTTTTGCAATGGTCTACGTTTGGGCTCAACAATGCCAACAACGTGCTGGAAATCCTGCAAAGCAATCAGGTACAAACCCCGGGAGAAACTGACCCCCGAAAAGACATCAGCCTGCAAAAGGGCCGCATCGAAGGAGATGCCCGTTTTGTGCGTGCGTTGTGCATTTTTGAACAAACACGCCTTATCGGTTATCCGTGGGGATACACCCCGGACAACTCGCATCCCGGGCCCGTCGGAAATTACAGATCAGTGTCTGAGTTTGGCGATCTGGCCTATCCCCGCCTGAGCGTTAAAGCCGCCTATGACAGTGTCTTGAACGATTTGCGTATTGCCGAACGACTCCTGCCGGAAAACTACAATCCGGCACAACACCTACCCGACATGCAGCCACGCGCCAATAAATACGCTGCCCTGGCCCTCATGGCACGGGTGTATTGGCAGCAGGACAACGTAGACAGCTGTCTGGCGGTTTGTAACCGTCTGCTTGGGCCCG
Above is a window of Runella slithyformis DSM 19594 DNA encoding:
- a CDS encoding SusC/RagA family TonB-linked outer membrane protein, with translation MKITFSQLLLSVVCAGMIRAHDAQAQEILNRPISVIGERLELRDVLSQIENQAEIKFVYSTKIKSNQRLTLNISKRKLSTVLDEILKPIAIEYEVIENRILLKKSKYEQSLLPNEEEQATTVVQPIELPVSGTVKDEKGVTMAGVSIVIKGTSRGTTTDANGNFKIDVPDKNTTLIISYVGYFSQQITVGNRSQINLSLLPDERSLNEVQVVAFGEQRKRDVTGSIASLKAADIRANTAASPDVALQGRAAGVQITQSGGTPGGAVRINVRGVASINSNSQPLIVIDGQPVNSSAFGTGGVAMNPLAEINPDDIESMEVLKDASASILFGSRAANGVILITTKKGIKGKPTIDFSYQQGINTATNRVDFIDNGADHFNILKRAARNNVPAGLAPASSNLTSLVPTGILRGSLPASFDNQLIDSTTLYNTRTNWLDQVLRQGGFQQATLSAGGGLKNLTIYGSGSYRKEDGIVIGQGLRRLSGRVNVEYNPIKILKLGANVALNSIDNEAIPLANSYQYGLTSALPAYPIQLPDGSYFNGIANGTNNTLSIGTNPVFYRNNYSNKSNTFRNINTFFAQIEPLKGLTIRSEFGTDYQKTKNDILLNPTLYPTGIQGAERTGGGRAENRDVLNRNSNWNNTINYVRELGKDHRIGLLVGNSLQNRISDNETYITERVPPGAKTGLDTTRTILFNDEISFRFVSYFGRINYAYKDKYLFEVSLRSDGSSRFGPENRWATFPGMSVGWVISDESFLSNSSFVNFLKLRASYGRTGNAEIGNFSWQKNFTFVGYNAAIYGGIQGGQFTNPGNTALTWESTKQFDAGIEFTLWNKRISGTLDYYNKDSEGLLLDYALGPLFGTINNSMTINLGSVRNRGVEFSLTTRNIMKKDFRWTTDFNISRNKNTVLSTYTAPFLNFPFQVIAGPSIATPGYPLGNYYMAQFAGFDPNTGNELFYERDRVVFNNTGQTVRTGALWDGTIANNAGNNQFILENRTPYPVLFGGLTNSFQFRKIDFNFLFYYQYGNWIYDQAQRAQSYATTGQVLRAESPGIGSLRDELNKTEGAFRMQWNSNARSFESSRFLHDGSFIRLKNVQLGYTLPASVAKKLRLRTARISLTGQNLLTFTKFRGWDPEVFRNGGAEGSTATLSPGVTNNDLPQVRTILVGVNFGF